A DNA window from Setaria viridis chromosome 2, Setaria_viridis_v4.0, whole genome shotgun sequence contains the following coding sequences:
- the LOC117845010 gene encoding coumaroyl-CoA:anthocyanidin 3-O-glucoside-6''-O-coumaroyltransferase 2 yields MAPPSSPPDVRLVDRIRVSPAPSDSAQEHALPLTFFDVAWLFTGPVERLFFFRHPDPSSALPLLRSSLPVALRRFYPLAGTIRPHAPFLCSYARGADALTLVVAEFDSPDDFDHLVARAPRDLSRIRALVPQLPPPGDDGAFALAALQVTVFPGRGLCLGVSVHHAACDDASTMHFVRTWAAACRLGLESGDGSGDATLPPPPVLDRSLVADPDDLRGKTLAGMARLAPPPPPPPQQQQEEQTPMVMASFLLPRHQIDRIKEGAAARSDAKASSFVAASALAWVCLLKSGSAGVAGAERSHMLFSAECRSRLAPPLPAEYFGNCLRPCFVEAATADLLSGDTADGVAAAASAIGSAIREMEQGVLEGAEGWLGRVLSVLPERPMSVGGSPRHGVYETTDFGWGRPARVEMVSVEKTPGTVALADSPEGDGGIELGVVLPPDAMDAFASCFADALAGATI; encoded by the coding sequence ATGGCGCCCCCGTCGTCCCCGCCGGACGTGCGCCTGGTCGACCGGATCCGcgtctcgccggcgccgtccgaTTCCGCGCAAGAGCACGCGCTGCCGCTCACCTTCTTCGACGTGGCCTGGCTCTTCACCGGCCCCGTCGAGCGCCTCTTCTTCTTCCGCCACCCGGACCCGTCATCCGCGCTTCCGCTCCTCCGATCCTCGCTCCCCGTCGCACTCCGCCGCTTCTACCCGCTCGCCGGCACCATCAGGCCCCACGCGCCCTTCCTCTGCTCATACGCCCGCGGCGCCGACGCCCTCACCCTGGTCGTCGCCGAGTTCGACAGCCCCGACGACTTCGACCACCTCGTCGCCAGGGCGCCCAGGGACCTGTCCCGGATCCGCGCACTCGTGCcgcagctcccgccgccggggGACGACGGGGCGTTCGCGCTCGCCGCCTTGCAGGTCACCGTCTTCCCCGGCCGCGGCCTCTGCCTCGGCGTCTCCGTCCACCATGCCGCCTGCGACGACGCCTCCACCATGCACTTCGTCCGCACCtgggccgccgcctgccgcctaGGCCTCGAGAGCGGCGACGGATCCGGGGACGCCActctgccgccgcccccggtgCTGGACCGCTCCCTCGTCGCCGACCCGGATGACCTGCGCGGGAAGACGCTCGCCGGGATGGCGCGCctcgcccctcctccgccgcctccgcctcagcagcagcaggaagagcAAACGCCGATGGTGATGGCGTCGTTCCTGCTGCCGCGCCACCAGATCGACCGCATcaaggagggcgcggcggcgaggtcggatGCCAAGGCGTCGTCGTtcgtggcggcgtcggcgctggCGTGGGTGTGCCTCCTCAAGTCCGGATCCGCGGGCGTCGCGGGGGCGGAGCGCAGCCACATGCTCTTCTCCGCCGAGTGCCGGTCCAggctggcgccgccgctgcccgccgagTACTTCGGCAACTGCCTGCGCCCCTGCTTCGTGGAGGCCGCCACGGCAGACCTCCTCTCCGGCGACACGGCCGACGGCGTGGCCGCTGCGGCGTCGGCGATCGGGAGCGCGATCCGGGAGATGGAGCAGGGCGTGCTGGAGGGCGCGGAGGGGTGGCTGGGCAGGGTGCTGTCGGTGCTCCCGGAGCGGCCCATGTCGGTGGGCGGGTCACCCAGGCACGGCGTGTACGAGACCACGGACTTCgggtgggggcggccggcgagggtggagATGGTGTCGGTGGAGAAGACGCCAGGGACGGTGGCGCTGGCGGACAGCCCGGAGGGTGACGGCGGCATCGAGCTCGGGGTCGTGTTGCCGCCCGACGCCATGGACGCCTTCGCATCCTGCTTTGCCGatgccctcgccggcgccaccaTCTGA